In one window of Cellulophaga sp. HaHa_2_95 DNA:
- a CDS encoding DEAD/DEAH box helicase: MSFKKLQPELKEVLENQGITKYTDFQKAVLSKIKGGASVFGIAPEGAGKTTAIVISVLQKLECKAFEDAPRALIFVKDKKSALELAAEFEKYTRRMDIRVYCAYDEQGIEDQRADIYDGVDVVIATPKRLNKIFYLNGINLGALKMFMVEDAEFLIKASSYSDLIRTPESLEKCQYIVFGTEFDERMTRMQDAFMANAHIVQTK; the protein is encoded by the coding sequence ATGTCGTTCAAAAAGTTACAGCCAGAGTTAAAAGAGGTCTTAGAAAATCAAGGAATTACTAAATATACTGATTTTCAAAAAGCGGTACTTTCTAAAATAAAAGGAGGAGCAAGTGTTTTTGGGATTGCTCCAGAAGGTGCAGGAAAAACTACAGCCATTGTTATTTCAGTGCTTCAAAAATTAGAGTGTAAAGCTTTTGAAGATGCTCCTAGAGCCTTAATTTTTGTAAAAGATAAAAAATCGGCCTTAGAATTAGCGGCGGAGTTCGAAAAATACACTAGAAGAATGGATATTCGGGTGTATTGTGCTTATGATGAGCAGGGCATAGAAGACCAGCGTGCAGATATTTATGACGGGGTAGATGTAGTTATTGCAACCCCAAAACGTTTGAATAAAATATTTTACCTCAACGGTATTAATCTTGGAGCTCTAAAAATGTTCATGGTAGAAGATGCTGAATTCTTAATTAAAGCAAGTTCTTATTCAGATTTAATTAGAACACCAGAGAGCTTAGAAAAATGTCAATACATTGTTTTTGGAACTGAGTTTGATGAGCGAATGACTAGAATGCAAGATGCATTTATGGCAAATGCTCATATTGTTCAAACAAAATAA
- a CDS encoding glycosyltransferase, whose amino-acid sequence MQKVLFIGVNWPELTTAAGTRMMQLLQLFLKRNDQVTFASAASESDFSIDLNALQISKAPIKLNSASFDVFVSDLQPDIVIFDRFIIEEQFGWRVVAHAPNALRVLDTEDIHSLRNIRQELFKKQIPFSSKLWLQTDMAKREIASIYRCDISLIISTFEMELLQKRAKVDSALLLHVPFMVKAISAEQASSYPDFSARKDFICIGNGKHAPNVDAVLWLKTKIWPQIKKQLPEANLHIYGSYLAQQVVQMHKPQEGFYVNGFTDNLEDTFVHARLNLAPLRFGAGIKGKLLDSMRFGTPSITTPIGVEGMANGLPWNGAIAIDEVDFVTKAIALYTNEAKWIEAQENGFKILQTNYDAVRLEHQFITALKKIQNNLIWHRQENIVGNLLLHQTMQSTKYMAKWIEAKNA is encoded by the coding sequence ATGCAAAAAGTATTATTTATTGGAGTGAATTGGCCAGAGCTTACGACTGCTGCTGGAACACGTATGATGCAATTACTTCAACTTTTTCTGAAAAGAAATGACCAGGTAACGTTTGCAAGTGCTGCTTCAGAATCCGACTTTAGTATTGATTTAAACGCACTACAGATTTCCAAAGCTCCAATTAAACTGAATAGTGCCTCTTTTGATGTGTTTGTATCAGATTTACAACCAGATATTGTCATCTTCGATCGCTTTATAATAGAAGAGCAATTTGGCTGGAGAGTAGTTGCCCATGCGCCTAATGCGCTCCGTGTTTTAGATACAGAAGATATTCATAGCTTGCGCAATATCCGTCAGGAATTATTTAAAAAACAGATTCCGTTTTCTTCCAAATTATGGTTGCAGACCGATATGGCCAAGCGGGAAATAGCCAGTATATATCGTTGTGATATCAGTTTAATTATTTCCACCTTTGAAATGGAGCTCTTGCAAAAAAGGGCTAAAGTAGATTCCGCACTTTTACTACATGTTCCGTTTATGGTAAAGGCAATTTCTGCAGAGCAAGCATCGTCCTACCCAGATTTTTCAGCACGGAAAGATTTCATTTGTATTGGTAACGGTAAACATGCTCCTAATGTAGATGCTGTTTTGTGGTTGAAAACTAAAATTTGGCCGCAAATTAAAAAACAACTACCAGAAGCCAATTTGCACATTTATGGCTCCTATTTAGCGCAACAGGTGGTACAAATGCATAAGCCACAAGAAGGTTTTTATGTAAACGGTTTTACTGATAATTTGGAAGACACCTTTGTGCATGCTAGATTAAATCTTGCTCCCTTACGTTTCGGAGCAGGGATAAAAGGGAAGCTATTAGATAGCATGCGTTTTGGTACGCCAAGTATCACTACGCCAATAGGAGTAGAGGGTATGGCAAATGGGTTGCCATGGAATGGAGCTATCGCTATAGATGAGGTAGATTTTGTAACAAAGGCTATCGCATTGTATACGAATGAGGCCAAATGGATAGAAGCCCAGGAGAATGGATTTAAAATTTTACAAACTAATTATGACGCTGTCCGTTTAGAACATCAATTTATAACAGCCTTAAAAAAAATCCAGAACAACCTAATATGGCACCGGCAAGAAAACATTGTAGGCAATTTGTTGCTGCATCAAACAATGCAGAGTACCAAATATATGGCTAAGTGGATTGAAGCTAAAAATGCCTAA
- a CDS encoding DUF6155 family protein, translating to MSKTALKKFVSEAPKKELEAQLVDLYERFPVVKEYYDFIFNPKEDKLIQAAKIKISNEYFPVRRKRARARRSIAQKFIKHYLKLGVEAHLLADLMLYNLEIAQSFSSEKNVADTFYKSMLNSFDQAVVYISQGNLLQDFNKRIATIYNTVQEQRWPNLEEFSRVLDKIDT from the coding sequence ATGAGTAAAACAGCCCTAAAGAAATTTGTCTCAGAAGCACCTAAAAAAGAATTAGAAGCGCAGCTTGTAGATTTGTATGAAAGGTTCCCAGTCGTTAAAGAGTATTATGATTTTATTTTCAATCCAAAAGAAGATAAACTTATTCAGGCTGCTAAAATTAAAATTTCAAATGAATATTTTCCTGTTCGTCGTAAGCGGGCACGGGCCAGAAGATCTATTGCTCAGAAATTTATAAAGCACTATTTAAAGCTAGGTGTTGAGGCTCACCTCTTAGCAGATCTTATGCTTTATAATTTAGAAATAGCACAATCGTTCTCATCAGAAAAGAATGTGGCAGATACGTTTTATAAAAGTATGCTGAACTCTTTTGATCAAGCAGTAGTGTATATATCACAAGGAAATCTATTACAAGATTTTAATAAAAGAATAGCAACTATATATAACACTGTACAGGAACAGCGTTGGCCTAATCTAGAAGAATTTTCTAGAGTTTTAGATAAAATCGATACATAA
- a CDS encoding 1,4-dihydroxy-2-naphthoyl-CoA synthase, with product MEKINWKTVKEFEDITYKKCDGVARIAFNRPNVRNAFRPKTTSELYQAFYDAQEDTSIGVVLLTAEGPSTKDGVYSFCSGGDQKARGHQGYVGEDGMHRLNILEVQRLIRFMPKAVIAVVPGWAVGGGHSLHVVCDLTLASKEHAIFKQTDADVTSFDGGYGSAYLAKMVGQKKAREIFFLGRNYSAQEAYDMGMVNAVISHDELEDTAYQWAQEILEKSPTSIKMLKFAMNLTDDGMVGQQVFAGEATRLAYMTEEAKEGRNAFLEKRKPDFGKNKWIP from the coding sequence ATGGAAAAAATCAACTGGAAAACGGTAAAGGAATTTGAAGATATTACCTATAAAAAGTGTGATGGAGTTGCGCGTATAGCATTTAATAGACCCAATGTGCGTAATGCTTTCAGACCTAAAACTACAAGTGAATTATACCAAGCATTTTACGATGCTCAAGAAGATACCTCTATAGGGGTTGTTTTACTCACCGCAGAAGGGCCCTCTACAAAAGACGGCGTGTATTCTTTCTGTAGTGGTGGGGATCAAAAAGCAAGGGGCCATCAGGGTTATGTTGGTGAAGATGGTATGCATCGCTTAAATATATTAGAAGTACAACGATTAATCCGTTTTATGCCAAAAGCGGTAATTGCTGTTGTTCCGGGTTGGGCCGTAGGTGGTGGTCATTCATTACATGTGGTGTGTGATTTAACCTTGGCAAGTAAAGAACATGCTATATTCAAGCAAACAGATGCAGATGTTACTAGTTTTGATGGTGGCTATGGTTCTGCTTATTTGGCAAAAATGGTAGGTCAGAAAAAAGCACGTGAAATTTTCTTTTTAGGAAGAAACTATTCGGCACAGGAGGCTTACGACATGGGAATGGTAAATGCTGTTATCTCTCATGATGAGCTAGAAGATACTGCGTACCAGTGGGCGCAAGAGATTTTAGAAAAATCGCCCACCTCTATTAAGATGCTTAAATTTGCTATGAATTTAACAGATGATGGTATGGTAGGGCAGCAAGTATTTGCAGGAGAAGCTACACGTTTAGCTTATATGACAGAAGAAGCTAAAGAAGGTAGAAATGCCTTTTTAGAAAAGCGTAAACCAGATTTTGGTAAAAATAAATGGATCCCTTAG
- a CDS encoding DEAD/DEAH box helicase, which yields MKLEKQTTEKTLYDYQLEDLNTIFTFLNESDDNVNLLYQLPTGGGKTVVFSEIARRFINERKKKVIVLTHRIELGAQTSRMLKTFGVKNKVINSSVKELVDQDEYMCFVAMVETLNNRLQEEKVELNDIGLVIIDEAHYNSFRKLFKYFENSIILGVTATPLSSNIKLPMKDNYKKLIIGESIQSLIDKNFLAKAEVYHKDVSLKTLKLGVGGDYTVKSSDELYGNFSMVSKLISTYEEIGKGKKTLIFNNGINTSRYVFESFKKAGYNIRHLDNKNTASERKDILKWFSETPDAILSSVSILTTGFDEPTVETIILNRATKSLTLYFQMIGRGSRILPNKDKFTVIDMGNNVARFGMWDAPIDWKEIFHFPDFYLENIRNDEEIERDFVYEMPDDLRAQFSKSSNLSFDVKAEYKKVFAEGKKSKLVLERSIDQHARICIENSEDVFDARILAKQLKDDIEYRVRLYSYCIMNNTKNYKEWLAEDYERKLRLKISQKFSEKL from the coding sequence TTGAAGTTAGAAAAGCAGACCACGGAGAAGACACTTTACGATTATCAGTTAGAAGATTTGAATACTATTTTTACGTTTTTAAATGAATCTGATGATAATGTTAACCTCTTATATCAATTACCAACAGGAGGAGGGAAAACAGTAGTTTTTTCGGAAATAGCACGCCGTTTTATTAATGAGCGGAAGAAAAAAGTAATTGTACTTACGCACCGTATAGAATTGGGGGCTCAAACCTCAAGAATGCTTAAAACATTTGGGGTAAAAAATAAAGTAATCAATAGTAGCGTCAAGGAACTTGTAGATCAAGATGAATACATGTGTTTCGTGGCGATGGTAGAGACCTTAAATAATAGATTGCAAGAGGAAAAAGTAGAACTTAATGATATTGGTCTCGTTATTATAGATGAGGCTCATTATAACTCGTTCCGTAAACTTTTTAAATATTTTGAAAACTCCATTATTCTAGGAGTTACGGCAACACCTCTAAGTTCTAATATTAAGCTTCCGATGAAAGATAATTATAAGAAGCTTATTATTGGGGAATCTATACAATCATTGATTGACAAGAACTTTCTAGCCAAAGCAGAGGTATATCATAAAGATGTAAGTTTAAAGACGTTGAAACTTGGTGTTGGTGGAGATTATACGGTAAAATCTTCAGATGAGCTCTACGGGAATTTTAGCATGGTGTCTAAATTAATATCAACCTATGAAGAAATTGGGAAGGGTAAAAAGACATTAATTTTTAATAATGGAATTAATACGTCTCGATACGTTTTTGAGTCTTTTAAAAAAGCAGGTTACAACATTCGCCATTTAGACAATAAGAATACTGCTTCTGAGCGGAAGGATATTTTGAAATGGTTTTCTGAGACTCCGGATGCCATCTTATCTTCTGTAAGTATTTTAACTACAGGTTTTGATGAGCCTACGGTAGAAACTATCATCTTAAATAGAGCTACAAAATCACTCACCCTATATTTTCAAATGATAGGTAGAGGCTCTCGTATTTTGCCGAACAAAGATAAATTTACGGTAATCGATATGGGTAATAACGTAGCCCGATTTGGAATGTGGGATGCGCCTATAGATTGGAAAGAGATTTTTCATTTTCCTGATTTCTACTTAGAAAATATTAGAAATGATGAGGAAATAGAGCGCGATTTTGTATATGAAATGCCTGATGATTTACGAGCTCAATTTTCAAAATCGTCAAACTTAAGTTTTGATGTGAAAGCAGAATATAAAAAGGTTTTTGCTGAAGGGAAAAAATCTAAATTGGTTTTAGAGCGCAGTATAGATCAGCATGCTAGAATTTGTATAGAGAATAGTGAAGATGTTTTTGACGCCCGTATTTTAGCCAAACAATTAAAAGATGATATTGAGTATAGAGTTCGTTTGTATTCCTACTGTATTATGAATAATACAAAAAACTATAAGGAGTGGCTTGCAGAAGATTATGAGCGCAAATTGCGTTTGAAAATCTCACAAAAATTTTCCGAGAAGTTATAG
- a CDS encoding YaiO family outer membrane beta-barrel protein: MYIKRTFLVLILSVTFYSVNAQEAIYSGDADASFLNAQAIAFAGSRSEARDTLQYILSKYPDYIDVRTLLAKTYSWDGAYDEARNQFNIITSLEKQNKEVWIAAIKNEIYAENYTTAVGLSNKGLLYLTDDATLSALKEEAIAAITALQAQVSLQELDALQVAVIEPKNSIDISGSIDVFDKVYDPMYLTSISYTRRTKYGSVIPRINYANRFNTSGVQYEVDAYPKFSEKVYMYTNYGFSDASIFPKHRGGAELYVNLPKAMEVSLGARYLNFVTSDVYIYTASFGLYSGNYFFSIRPYVTPSEGNTFSVSGSLLARKYLKDKHNYIGGNFNYGYTSDLKQFRSGTTLLAETLLYLETQQLNLEYQFTIKNNPNTLKTMVGVTRQELSFDPGNFFIAGTLGFIYQVKF, translated from the coding sequence ATGTATATAAAAAGAACCTTCTTAGTACTAATTTTATCTGTAACATTTTATTCTGTAAATGCGCAAGAGGCTATATATTCTGGTGATGCGGATGCTTCCTTTTTAAATGCGCAGGCAATTGCGTTTGCAGGTAGCAGGTCAGAAGCCAGAGATACCTTACAGTATATACTTTCGAAGTATCCAGATTATATAGATGTGCGCACACTTCTTGCAAAAACATATAGCTGGGATGGTGCTTATGACGAAGCTAGGAACCAATTTAATATTATAACGTCATTAGAAAAACAAAATAAAGAAGTTTGGATAGCGGCTATAAAGAATGAAATTTATGCTGAGAATTATACTACTGCAGTAGGTTTATCCAACAAAGGTTTGTTATATCTTACTGATGATGCAACCTTAAGTGCATTAAAAGAAGAAGCTATTGCCGCTATCACAGCTTTACAAGCGCAAGTATCTCTTCAAGAATTAGATGCGCTACAAGTAGCAGTAATTGAGCCAAAAAACAGTATTGATATTTCCGGGAGTATAGATGTTTTTGATAAGGTGTATGATCCTATGTATTTGACGAGTATAAGTTATACGAGACGTACAAAATATGGGAGTGTCATTCCGCGTATCAATTATGCCAATAGATTTAATACTAGTGGGGTTCAGTATGAAGTTGATGCGTACCCAAAATTTTCTGAAAAAGTATACATGTATACAAATTATGGTTTTTCTGATGCTAGTATTTTTCCAAAGCACAGAGGAGGGGCAGAGTTGTATGTAAATTTACCTAAGGCCATGGAGGTTTCTTTAGGAGCACGATATCTTAATTTTGTAACGAGTGATGTTTATATCTATACCGCATCTTTTGGTTTGTATAGCGGAAATTACTTTTTCTCCATTAGGCCTTATGTCACGCCATCAGAGGGTAATACTTTTAGTGTTTCAGGTTCTTTGCTAGCGCGAAAGTACTTGAAGGATAAACACAATTATATAGGAGGTAATTTTAATTATGGATACACTTCAGACCTCAAACAGTTCAGAAGCGGTACCACACTGTTAGCAGAAACATTATTGTATTTAGAAACGCAACAGTTAAATTTAGAATATCAGTTTACGATTAAAAACAACCCTAATACCCTTAAAACAATGGTGGGAGTCACTAGACAAGAGTTGAGTTTTGATCCCGGTAATTTTTTTATTGCAGGAACTTTAGGCTTTATCTATCAGGTTAAGTTCTAA
- a CDS encoding LTA synthase family protein gives MEVKVDVLRKATLRGYTRLMLAYLFCLVLISVYQYIALYLKGVTDSIFGMSFFLAAIHHIGFSALIALLLVTPYRLLEHLKPRLGIKSIFGVVVLLLVVEALLVGYYTRTYIPMGADLLSYSLQDVYTAILKTSRYGVLPVIILGLIIFVFYSFFKFTGSFYHYISKMFPFTIVLMSLFLTTLFTERKPINDNKTQHLVYHLITTSLDKTAYTATTKFPLLQPNKPEDVLGTYFNLQEEAPNLVFIIVEGLGQDFVGDEAEFGGFTPFIDELTQKSLYFDHFLSNTGRSFGVVPSLLGSLPFGKSGFLDVQEMPNKLTLFGVLKNNGYQTSFYTGANSSFDHLDQFLKSERVDVVIDKSKYERIYNLQPADAAGASWGYPDKELFKKALSVHKSDHTPRLDVFTTLTTHEPYLTPNQEYYDTKVARILENSERYDSRTQKIISKNKAVFSCLLYGDDALRNFMTAYQEKPSYGNTIFIITGDHRLVPIPQHNTLTRYHVPLLFFSPMLKDPKKISAVSSHVDVVPSVLAMLAANYAIDLPRETAWLGSGLDMHSTFRVIKNIPLLRNKNELNDYVAQDIFYTDGDLFRITKNMELEELVADKGPYEKLLEDFKGLNNYVIAENKIVPAELVVHKVHLENFTKEETVWINSQFNGRDFDNAYETAKQLAFEGDYDKALLLIKFIASKVPSHIDAKILKGRIHAWRKDFNTASVVLEECLKTNPNYDDIYLAMLDVYFWSNENEKVLFLFEKIQDNKIKNIEVNKKVKRSYQMLQDKGKESNTIIVNAAIEAFTASEI, from the coding sequence ATGGAAGTTAAGGTAGATGTACTTCGCAAAGCGACATTAAGAGGATATACGCGGTTAATGTTAGCTTATTTATTTTGCCTTGTATTGATTTCTGTTTACCAATATATAGCGCTCTATCTTAAAGGAGTTACAGATAGTATATTTGGAATGAGTTTTTTCTTAGCTGCAATTCACCATATAGGTTTTAGTGCATTGATAGCTTTATTACTTGTAACTCCATACCGTTTATTAGAGCATTTAAAACCGCGACTAGGAATTAAATCTATTTTCGGAGTTGTTGTCCTTTTATTAGTAGTTGAAGCATTGCTAGTAGGGTATTATACGCGTACCTATATTCCTATGGGAGCAGACCTATTAAGTTATTCTTTACAAGACGTTTATACGGCTATTTTAAAGACGAGTAGGTATGGTGTGCTGCCTGTAATTATTTTAGGGCTTATCATTTTCGTTTTTTATAGTTTTTTCAAGTTTACAGGTTCATTTTATCATTATATAAGTAAAATGTTTCCATTTACGATTGTATTAATGAGTTTGTTTTTGACCACGTTATTTACAGAGCGTAAGCCTATAAATGATAATAAAACACAGCACTTAGTTTATCATTTAATCACAACATCTTTAGATAAAACAGCATATACAGCAACAACAAAATTTCCATTACTGCAGCCAAATAAACCTGAAGATGTATTAGGTACTTATTTTAATCTTCAAGAGGAAGCGCCAAATTTAGTATTCATTATTGTTGAAGGTTTAGGTCAAGATTTTGTAGGTGATGAAGCTGAATTTGGAGGTTTTACGCCTTTTATTGATGAATTAACTCAAAAATCGCTTTATTTTGACCACTTTCTAAGTAATACGGGAAGAAGTTTTGGAGTAGTCCCTTCTTTGCTAGGATCGCTACCTTTTGGTAAAAGCGGATTTTTGGATGTTCAAGAAATGCCGAATAAACTGACCTTATTTGGAGTTTTGAAAAATAACGGATATCAAACTAGCTTTTATACCGGCGCAAATAGTTCGTTTGATCACTTAGATCAATTTCTAAAGAGTGAGCGGGTTGATGTCGTCATAGATAAGAGTAAGTACGAAAGAATTTATAATTTACAACCTGCAGATGCTGCGGGAGCTTCTTGGGGGTATCCAGATAAAGAATTATTTAAAAAAGCATTATCGGTTCATAAGTCAGACCATACACCTAGATTGGATGTGTTTACTACCTTGACCACACATGAGCCTTATTTAACTCCTAATCAAGAGTATTACGATACAAAGGTTGCGCGTATTTTAGAAAACTCTGAGCGTTATGATTCGCGTACGCAAAAAATAATCTCAAAAAATAAAGCTGTTTTTAGTTGTCTCCTTTACGGAGATGATGCGCTGCGGAATTTTATGACGGCCTACCAGGAGAAGCCTTCTTATGGAAATACAATTTTTATTATTACAGGAGATCATAGGTTGGTGCCCATTCCGCAACATAATACTTTAACTCGGTATCATGTGCCTTTACTATTTTTTAGTCCTATGCTGAAAGACCCTAAGAAAATTAGCGCAGTTTCTTCTCATGTAGATGTGGTGCCAAGTGTATTGGCAATGTTAGCTGCAAATTATGCAATTGATTTACCTCGTGAAACTGCTTGGTTAGGATCGGGATTGGATATGCATTCTACTTTTCGGGTGATCAAAAATATACCTTTACTCCGCAATAAAAATGAGCTAAATGATTATGTAGCACAGGATATATTTTATACGGATGGAGATTTGTTTCGTATTACTAAAAATATGGAATTAGAAGAGCTAGTCGCAGATAAAGGGCCCTATGAAAAACTGTTGGAAGATTTTAAGGGCTTAAATAACTATGTGATTGCTGAAAATAAAATAGTACCCGCCGAACTTGTGGTACACAAAGTGCACCTAGAAAATTTCACAAAAGAAGAGACTGTTTGGATTAATAGTCAATTTAATGGAAGAGATTTTGATAATGCTTATGAAACGGCCAAACAACTTGCCTTTGAAGGAGACTATGATAAAGCTTTATTGTTGATAAAGTTTATAGCATCAAAAGTTCCAAGCCATATTGATGCTAAAATTTTAAAAGGCCGTATACATGCTTGGCGTAAAGATTTTAATACTGCTTCCGTTGTCTTAGAAGAGTGTTTAAAAACCAACCCTAATTATGACGATATCTACTTGGCCATGCTAGATGTTTATTTCTGGTCTAATGAGAATGAAAAAGTATTGTTTCTGTTTGAGAAAATTCAAGACAATAAAATAAAGAATATAGAAGTTAATAAAAAGGTAAAGAGGTCATACCAAATGCTTCAAGATAAAGGCAAAGAGTCTAATACCATAATTGTAAATGCGGCCATTGAAGCATTTACAGCTTCAGAGATTTAA
- a CDS encoding glycosyltransferase family 2 protein, with translation MDSGFFNIILEYINIVFFVFTAVLFTLFAVMGYLSTKGSLHYKNKNSFGDLSKVMASPLAPSLTIVAPAFNEGMTIVENIRSLLSLKYVNYEVMVVNDGSKDDTLQKMIDAYDLVKIDQPIDPNWKSKPIRGIYKSTQQSFSKLTVIDKENGGKSDALNTGMQLSENQFIGCIDVDCLLLPDALLHVVKSFYQRSEKRVIAVGGVIRVANSCVINGGALEEIRLPKNWLARFQLLEYTRSFLLGRMAFGRMDSLLIISGAFGFFDREIALACGGYDTHTVGEDMEIVFRMRRYMVEHKLPHTIEYIPDALCWTEVPESRKILVNQRDRWSRGNFETLYKHRDMFFNPKYGRLGMISYPYWFFYEWLAPLLEFFGFFSIILFYFLGILNLPFFLAITTMIYMYSIMFSFYAILWEVYSYNEYKNVKDILILMGCALIEPFVFHPIVVFAAVRGNYKKLFKIKSGWGTITRKGFAKTT, from the coding sequence ATGGATAGTGGGTTTTTCAATATCATTTTAGAATATATAAACATTGTTTTTTTTGTGTTTACAGCGGTTTTGTTTACCCTTTTTGCAGTTATGGGGTATTTGTCTACAAAAGGCTCTTTACACTATAAAAATAAAAACAGTTTTGGCGATTTGTCTAAAGTTATGGCATCCCCATTAGCACCAAGTCTTACGATTGTTGCGCCCGCATTCAATGAGGGAATGACTATTGTAGAAAACATTAGATCACTACTGTCTTTAAAATATGTGAACTACGAAGTAATGGTAGTGAATGATGGTAGCAAGGATGATACGCTTCAAAAAATGATAGATGCCTATGATTTGGTGAAGATAGACCAGCCTATAGACCCTAATTGGAAGTCTAAACCTATCCGAGGAATCTATAAGTCTACACAACAGTCTTTTTCTAAGCTTACCGTAATAGATAAGGAGAATGGAGGGAAATCGGATGCCTTAAATACTGGAATGCAATTATCTGAAAATCAGTTTATTGGTTGTATAGATGTGGATTGTTTATTGCTTCCAGATGCCTTGTTGCATGTGGTGAAGTCTTTTTACCAACGTTCAGAAAAACGAGTAATAGCGGTTGGAGGGGTTATTCGTGTGGCAAATTCTTGTGTTATTAATGGAGGGGCCTTAGAGGAAATTCGCTTGCCTAAAAACTGGTTGGCAAGATTTCAGCTTTTAGAATATACAAGGTCATTTTTATTAGGTAGAATGGCTTTTGGTCGGATGGATAGTCTTTTAATTATTTCAGGAGCCTTTGGTTTTTTTGATCGTGAAATTGCCTTGGCTTGCGGTGGTTATGATACCCATACCGTTGGGGAGGATATGGAAATAGTCTTCCGGATGCGCAGATATATGGTAGAACATAAATTACCGCATACGATAGAATACATTCCAGACGCCCTTTGTTGGACCGAGGTGCCAGAGAGTAGAAAAATACTGGTAAACCAGCGAGATCGTTGGTCTAGAGGGAATTTTGAAACGCTTTACAAACATAGAGATATGTTTTTTAATCCTAAATATGGTCGTTTAGGGATGATTAGTTATCCTTATTGGTTTTTTTATGAATGGTTAGCACCATTGTTAGAGTTTTTTGGTTTCTTTTCTATCATCTTATTTTACTTTTTGGGGATTTTAAATCTCCCATTCTTTCTAGCCATAACCACGATGATTTATATGTACTCCATCATGTTTAGTTTCTATGCTATTCTATGGGAGGTGTATTCGTATAATGAATATAAAAATGTGAAAGATATTCTAATCTTGATGGGGTGTGCCTTGATAGAGCCATTTGTGTTTCATCCAATTGTTGTCTTTGCAGCAGTTAGAGGTAACTATAAAAAGTTATTTAAAATTAAATCTGGTTGGGGAACAATAACACGTAAGGGGTTTGCAAAAACTACGTAA
- a CDS encoding RNA polymerase sigma factor RpoD/SigA gives MRQLKIIKQVTNRESKSLDKYLQDISKIDLITANEEVDLAQRIREGDQVALEKLTTANLRFVVSVAKQYQNQGLTLPDLINEGNVGLVKAAKRFDETRGFKFISYAVWWIRQAILQALAEQSRIVRLPLNKIGSINKIKKAFSYLEQAHERPPSAEEIAKELEMTVSEVQQSLKNTGRHVSMDAPLKEGEDSNLYNVIGSGESPNPDKQLLQQSLNIEINRALETLSQREADVVKLYYGIGDQHSMTLEEIGQTFDLTRERVRQIREKAIRKLKHNSRSKILKTYLG, from the coding sequence ATGAGGCAACTAAAGATAATTAAGCAGGTAACCAATAGAGAGTCTAAATCATTAGACAAATACTTGCAAGATATCAGTAAAATAGATTTAATAACCGCAAATGAGGAGGTTGACTTAGCGCAACGAATAAGAGAAGGAGATCAGGTAGCCCTAGAAAAATTGACTACAGCGAATTTACGTTTTGTGGTATCTGTTGCGAAGCAATACCAAAATCAAGGTCTTACATTACCAGATTTAATAAATGAAGGAAATGTTGGTTTGGTGAAAGCTGCTAAACGTTTTGATGAAACAAGAGGTTTTAAATTTATATCGTATGCTGTTTGGTGGATTCGACAAGCAATTTTACAAGCCTTAGCAGAACAATCGCGTATTGTACGTTTGCCGCTGAATAAAATTGGATCTATCAATAAAATTAAGAAAGCATTTTCTTATTTAGAGCAAGCCCATGAAAGGCCACCTTCTGCCGAAGAAATTGCAAAGGAATTAGAAATGACAGTAAGTGAAGTACAGCAATCACTTAAAAATACAGGAAGACACGTATCTATGGATGCCCCTTTAAAAGAAGGTGAAGATTCTAACTTGTATAATGTTATTGGTTCTGGAGAATCTCCTAACCCTGATAAGCAATTATTACAACAGTCTTTAAATATTGAGATTAATAGAGCTTTAGAAACTCTTTCTCAACGTGAGGCCGATGTCGTGAAGCTTTATTACGGAATTGGAGACCAACACTCTATGACTTTAGAAGAAATAGGTCAGACCTTTGATTTAACACGTGAGCGTGTGCGTCAAATTAGAGAAAAGGCTATTCGTAAGCTGAAACATAATTCTAGAAGTAAAATACTCAAAACCTATTTAGGTTAA